One genomic region from Portunus trituberculatus isolate SZX2019 chromosome 5, ASM1759143v1, whole genome shotgun sequence encodes:
- the LOC123515691 gene encoding SUZ domain-containing protein 1-like: MAAEQDEDLLDNWEEIDENPAVLEKRLEKLSVKKPTAEAPIMPTQLVSCEDGPRTPFTSQEPKIMILRRPQERSPSSAANGIINSRQKQPVKSLEQRQQEYAQARLRILGDAGSAEESKPKPVQQKSLEQREADYAAVRLRIMGSSKSVEEHMMSGTPPGVPTTTLSPPHTHLTPQSNSVGVVRCPRGPDGTAGFSRGSSGGGQR, from the exons atggccgCCGAGCAGGACGAGGATCTCCTTGATAACTGGGAGGAAATTGACGAAAACCCG GCTGTGTTAGAAAAGCGTCTGGAGAAACTGTCGGTGAAGAAACCCACAGCAGAGGCGCCCATCATGCC GACCCAGCTGGTGTCCTGTGAGGATGGCCCACGCACGCCCTTCACGTCACAGGAGCCCAAGATAATGATCCTTCGCCGGCCACAGGAGAGAAGTCCCTCGTCTGCGGCAAACGGCATCATTAACTCCAGACAGAAGCAGCCGGTGAAGTCTCtcgaacag CGGCAGCAGGAATACGCGCAGGCCAGGCTGAGGATACTGGGGGACGCTGGCAGTGCTGAGGAGAGCAAGCCTAAACCAGTACAGCAGAAGTCACTGGAGCAG AGAGAGGCAGATTACGCAGCAGTCCGGCTCAGAATTATGGGATCTTCTAAATCTGTTGAGGAGCACATGATGTCagg CACACCGCCGGgagtccccaccaccaccctgagtcccccacacacccacttgACACCCCAGAGCAACAGTGTTGGAGTGGTGAGGTGTCCCAGGGGCCCTGACGGCACAGCAGGGTTCAGCaggggcagcagcggcggcggacAGAGGTAG